TGCCATTCCATACGCCGCACGCACGGCTTCATCGAGCGCTGCGTGCGCATCCTTCAACAGGTGTAAACCCGGTCGTGGGTCGATTCTTTCCGGCACTTGCGGTTCCCCCCAAACTCGCCCGCTGCGCGGGCTCGAACAGTGGGACCCCCCGCAAGCGCCGGAAAAAATCGACCCACGACCTTCCTCCATGAATACGTAGATTTCGCGCAGGCTCATAAGGTGCTCGCCAGCAATTTTGCGACGCAGGGTGCGGAGAGCAACACCCGCTTCGGCTACGTCGGCACATTGTTTTTCGGTGGGCGCTTGCGGCCACGGAAAACTATCGAAAACGGTGTTGGACGTATAGCGAAACCGCGCAGTGAGTGTCGAACATCGCGCCGTGAACCACGCCCAATGCATGGCTGATTGGAGTATTCCGAAGGAGTAATCGTCCTCGAAGGCGAAAACCGAAAGTGCGTCGCTGGGGTGAATGTTCGATGAAACGAATTCGAAGATCGGCCGCTTGGTGACGCGGGAACAGGCGATGTAACGGGAGAGGGTTTGGAGTTTCGTCATCAATTCGGTGCGTGGATAACTCAATAGCCACCAGCGTTTCAGAAAATAAGCATGATGCTTGTTACCTTTTTCATCGAGACGCTCATTGCGAGTGTCTTCGGCGCTCGCCGCTGCTTCCCGATCAGTCAAGACGAGGTTTTCGATGCGCTGAAACGGCAATGTATATTGCTGCGCTTCGAGCTTTTGCCGCGGCGAAAAGTCGATCACCCATCGAGAGGGCTGCCCGTGCATGTTGGATAGCAAATCATCGCCGATGAGGTACGGGAAGAGCACGTCGCGGTTTGTCGTGGAAATCGAGAGCATGTGCCGTGCTTCCGCTTCGGACAACAAAAATCCTTCGTGCCCGTGCGTTTGTCCCTGATAACACACGCCCGCCTCAGCATTGGCACGAAGCGACTTTGCCTGGGTCACATCCACGTTTGTCGACAGCGACGAAGGAATATTGTCGAGCTGACTTTCTTTCCACGGACTGTCGATGCCGTCGCCCTCTTGCCAGGACAATTTCTTGGGTCCATGAGCAATTCCCTTGACCCAGTTGACGACCGAAACGTGCACGATCGCTTCGCCGGGCCAAACCATCGTCGAAACGGCTTCCGTAATGGTACCGCCATGTTTGACGATGTAATCGAGTCCGCCTTCGCGCGAGTAATTTTGCCTTATTGTATTGGTACCAACGAGCCCTGCCGAAGCGCCTTTGGCAAGCTCGTCATGCGCGCGGCGAAACCAGTACACACAATAATCGGCTCGACCCGGGACGTCGGCGTATCGTTTGCGCAATCGACGCACGTAATCGGGGCCGAATTCGCGTTGCATTTTGTTTTTTGATTGAAACGGCGGATTTCCAATGATGTAATCCGCTTTCGGCCAAACGCAAAATAAGGCATCGTCGCACCGAATGTTGTCGTCGAGATTCTCGAGACCAAACACCTCGCTAATTTCATCGAGCGTGCGCTTTTTGCCGAGCATCAGAGTGACCTTGGCAAGCTCGACGGCGAAAGGATCCGTATCAATTCCGAAGAGTTGCTGGGTGCGAATCGATTTTGCCGAACCCTGTGGCTTTGCGGCAGGAAATCGCGCGCGCAGCTTCGTCAATAGCTCGATTTCCAAGCGTTTCAATGCACAGTATGCAACATGAAGAAAATTTCCACTGCCGCACGCGGGATCCAAAATCCGAATGTTTGTCAATGCATCATGTGCGGCGAGCAATTCATTCCGTGTCGATGCTTCGCGAATGCGCGTGACCCAAGGTGCAACCAGGGTCGGCCGTACGACATGCTCGTAAATGGCGGCTTCAGGCGTATAATGGGCGCCTCGCTCATGCCGCTCGGTCGCATTCATCGTCGCTTGAAACAGTGTGCCGAAAATGCCCGGATGAATGCGCGACCACTTCGTTGTCGCAGCTTCGGCAAGCAGAGACAATTCTCGCTCGGCAAGATCCACGTTTTCGATGGTAGCCAAAAGCCCAATGGGAAACTGAATTTCATTCAATCGATGGAAAAATTCGCGAATGATATCGGCTGACCGCCTCGCGCGAGCATGACTTTCCACGAGCTCGTGAAAAGGCGCATTCGTCAGGACGCCACAATCCTCCAGAAAAAGAATGACCGCGCATTGAAGCGCAAATCGCTGCGCCCTCGCCCGCGTTTCCCCGCGCTCGATCAATGCGTGAAAAACAGCACCGAGCTTGGAAGCTGCGCGAGCACTGATGTCGTGATCGGACGAGCGCACCCAAGGCCAAACGTCCTTCATGACAAACCCCGCGTGACCTCGCAGGAGCTACTGCGCCGGTGCATGGTTCGTCCGAACGAACCATCGCGCTACGACCGCTGCAGCCAGCACGACGAACCCCAGGATGCGCAGCGGCCACGGAACCAAACGCACCCAGCCGTCCGGTTCGAGACTCAAAACCACCACGGACAAACCCACGAGGCCCGCAACGACGTCCGTGATCCGACCTCGCAAGTCGTCGTCTTCCGCGCGCTTCGGTCCATGAAGAAGCGCATGCAAGAGCAGACCAGCAACCGCAGCCACGAGCCACGGTTCGATCATCTCGAGCACGGCCAGATCGATGACTTCGATCGAGAGCGCGCCGATCACGGTCGCCAGCGCGCATCCTGCGAGCGCAAGGGCTGCGCGCACGGCACCTCGTCGCGCATCCGCGCTCGTCGTGATCGCTCGGATCGCAACGATCATCGCAAGAGGCACCGTGTGCGCAGCGATCGCCACGATGACCATCGGATGCAGCTCGCTCGTGCGAGCAAGCGAAGCGATCGCCGTTCCTTCGCCTGCCTGATGAACGAGCACCGCAACGTAGCCGGCGAGCAGTGGACCGGTCGCGGATGCTTTGCTGTTTCGCGCGCGGCGTTCGATCATGACCGGGACAAACAGCGTGATGACCAGAGGCACGAGCGCGAGCAGGCCGCCTTCAAAAATGGCTTCGGGCAAGAGGTGAAGCAGCGCGACGCCAGCGGCCGCTACGGTGGCAAACGTCCCGATTCCAGGCACGACGCGTCTGCCGTGGTCACGCCAAGCAGCAGCGAGCCCGCCGAATAGGACGGCAATCGCGAGAACGGAGAGACCGACGGCGAGGGACACCAACGCCCTCCTAGCATGAATTTCTTCGTGGCCGTGCAGGAGCCGTCGCTCGCGTGCGCTCTCGTGCGTTCGGTCGGTTGTGCCGAGGCGTAAACAGCGCGCGACAAACGGGCCGCTCGAGCATCCGATGAGTATGGGCAGCGAGACCTACCACGAACCCTACGAGCACCTGTCCGGGTCGGCTCGAGACATGCACCGAGCGCTCGTGTCGTTGATCGAGGAGCTCGAGGCGATCGATTGGTACGCGCAACGTGCGGAAGTGACGAGCGATGTGGAGCTTCGTGCCGTGCTCTTGCACAACCGCGACGAAGAGATCGAGCACGCGATGATGAACCTCGAGTGGATTCGTCGGAACGATCCGAAGTTCGACGAAACGATCCGCACGTACTTGCTGACCGAGATACCGATCACGGAGGTCGAGGAGCGCGCAGAGCGTGGCCATGACGAACCTTCGGCGAAGGCACCAGCTCCGCCGACAAACCCAATCACTTGGGGACTTGGCATCGGCAGCTTGAAGGGGAGGTGATTGTCGTGGTCATGAGTCTCGAAAAGCGCGAGCTTGCGCCCATATTGCCGGAAGCATTCGACCTCATCGATGCCGAGGCGCGTCGGGTGCTCGAACAGCGACTTGCGGCCCGAAAACTGGTGGATTTTTGCGGCCCGCACGGTTGGCAGTACGCGGCCGTCAATACCGGACGATTGCGGTGTTTTTCGGCAGGTCCGGTTCCGGGTGTTTCCGTAGGACAACGAGTTTCGGTGCCGTTGATCGAATTACGCACGCCCATCGTTCTCGATTTGGATGACCTCGACGCAGCAGCTCGGGGCGCGGACGATTTGGACTTGACTCCCGTGGTCGAAGCTGCCGAACGAATTGCTCGAGTCGAGGACGCTGCGGTTTTTCATGGATATCCCGAAGGCAATATTCCGGGAATCGTGGAGAAGACCCCGCACGACGCGGTGCGAGTAGCAAATGTATCGGCATGGCCGGCCGCCATCGTGCAAGCAAAAGAAGTGCTTCGTTCGGCGGGTGTCACGGGGCCGTATCGTCTTGCTGCAGGACCGCGTGAATACGACGAGCTCGCTGCAGGGGCGGATGATGGATATCCGATTCTAAAACGAATCGAACGGCAAATCATCGATGGCCCCGTCGTCTGGGCCGCCGCATTGGAAGGCGCCGTGTTGTTATCGGTGCGCGGTGGCGATTACGAGCTCACGGTCGGACAGGACATGTCGATTGGGTACGCGTACCACGAAAAACACCGCGTCGAGCTGTTCTTGACCGAATCATTTGCGTTTCGAGTGCTCGAACCGCGAGCGGCAATTGCGCTGAAAAGGGGATGAATGAACGCTGCCGGCCCCCCCGAGCCGACGGCGGTCACGCATTCGGCGGGGGCAGCATCGTATTCGAGAGCCTGTCCGTACGTCGCGACTCGATCACGGTTTTCGGCGGGCCTTCTTCGATGGGAGGCTCCCTTGTGGATGCCGGCATCGCGCTCGGACGCGGGCCTGGTCGAAGGGCGCGAATGGATCCGAAGAACGCGACAAGGAAGAGCGCGCCTGCCAGGATCACGAGTCTCCACGCAATCGAGGGCACGATCGCGCCGAGCCCGATCATGATGGCGATGATGGCGCACACGCCAGCCGTTGCTGCACAAACGAACGCGATGGCTCCCCACGCAATGCGGGGCGTCACTTCGCGAACTTTTTGCTCTGCTTCGTACTTCGCGAGCGCAACACCGTCACGGACGAGCTCTTGCGCTACATCCAGCGTGTCGCGCGCTACGGCAACGAGCGCATCTCCGGTCGATAAGCCATCGCTCCGTCGCGCTCGACTTTCTGGGGGAAGTGCTTGTGGAGCACGTGCTCCACCGTTTGTCGATGTCATTCGTTGTTGATTCATCGCTGGCTCCTCTCTCACAGAAAGCGCACGCGGAGGCGCCGACGCCTTCGCATCACGGCCGTGACGATGCCGAGCACCAAGAGTCCGCCGAGCGTGACAGCCGCCCGGACAAACCCCTTGCGTACGGCACCGGCACTCGAGCCGAGCAGGTTGGAAAGTTTGCCGATGTCGGCGACGAGCCGTGCCTTTGCCAGCTCGAGGCGGTGCTCGAGCGTCCGCTGGCGTTGATCCACTTCCGGAAGCTCGACCATCGAAGCTTGCGTGCCTCCGAACCTTCGAGATTCTCGCGTGTCCACTCCGAACCTCTGCGTGCTGAGACGATTCATCACCGGACGCACGTGCAACACGCGTACCCATGTGCCTCAGCGTCCGAGCGCGCACCGAGCGATCACGAATGCACGTTTGCCCCTTTCGTTTCGTCGCTCGCCGTGCCAAATCGCTCTGCCAGGACGAGCAGAAACCATGAAGATTCCGCGCCACATCTTTCGCGAGTACGACATTCGCGGCGTCGCAGATCGAGATCTCTCGGACGAGCTTGCTCACGCGCTCGGCAGAGCGTTCGCCCACGTGCTTCGTTTGAGTGCAAAAGAACCCGCAGCACCTTTGCGCGTGGCCGTCGCTCGTGACGGTCGGTTCTCGAGCGGCCGACTTTTCGCTGCGCTGACCGAAGGACTTTTGTCAGGCGGTGTTTCCGTGGTTTCCGTCGGTATCGGTCCCACGCCGATGCTCTACTTCGCCGCGTTTCATCTCGAGACCGATGGCGCCGTCATGATCACGGCGAGCCACAACCCTGCACCGGACAATGGCTTCAAGCTCATGCGCGGCAAAGCCTCGTTTTACGGGACAGACATCCAGCACCTCGCAGACGTGATCGAAAGCGACGTTGCGATGAACGAAAAAGCCCCAGCGCGGGGTGAATTGATCGAAAAAAATGTGGAGGCGGAGTACATCGAAACCGTGCGTCGATCGAGCCGTCTTGCGCATACGAACGTGAAGTTCATCGTCGATGGGGGCAATGGTGCCGCCGGGCCTTTGGGCATTGCGACACTGAATGCACTGGGTTTGAAACCTGAAGCACTGTATTGCGACATCGACGGCAGTTTCCCGAATCATCATCCCGATCCGACTGTCCCGAAAAACCTCGTGGCCTTGCGCGACCGCGTGCTCGCGACGGGCGCGACGCTCGGTGTGGCCTGGGACGGCGATGGGGATCGTATTGGCGCGATCGACGAAACGGGAGTAATAGTTTGGGGAGACAAGCTACTTCTTCTTTATGCGCGAGCGGTTTTGCGGGAACATCCGGGGGCCACCGTGCTCGGCGAAGTGAAGTGTTCCGAAACGCTGTATGCGGATATCGCGAAGCACGGAGGTCGGCCGCTGGTTTGGAAAACGGGGCATTCGCTCATCAAGGCCAAAATGAAGGAAGAACATGCAAAGCTCGCGGGGGAAATGAGCGGGCACATGTTTTTCGCGGACAGATGGCTGGGGTTCGACGATGCCATTTATGCCACGGTGCGCCTCGTCGAAATCATTGCGTCCGAAGGTCGAACGCTTCGCGAGCTTCTCTCCGACGTTCCAAAGACCTTTGCCACGCCGGAGATCCGCGTGGATTGTCCAGACAACCTCAAATTCGACGTGGTGGCGAAGGTCGTCGCTCATTACCGGGGAAGCCGACGGGTGCTCGATATCGACGGCGGGCGCGTCGATTTCGGCGAAGGCGCGTGGGGGCTTTGCCGCGCATCCAATACGCAACCGGTGCTCGTGCTGCGTTTCGAGGCGGCGACGCCGGAGCGACTCGATGCGATACGCGCCGAGGTCGAAAGCGTCGTGGCTGATGCGATCACGCAGGTCTCCAAGCAGGGCGGGGGATCGTGACGACGGAGCGGAATGAAGCGCAAAACGCGCCATGGACGATTCGTCGGGTGCTCGCGTGGGCCGTGGATGACCTCAAAAAGCGCGGGTTTTCTTCGCCACGGCTCGATGCAGAGCTGCTCCTGTGCCACGTACTGAAGCAAGATCGCATCAAGCTCATCATGGACGCCGAGCGGCCGCTCGAAAAAGTCGAGCTTGCTCGATATCGTGAGCTTTTCCAGCGACGGCGTGCGGGAGAGCCGGTCGCGTATTTGCTGGGCGTGCGCGAATTCTATGGGCACCCATTTCGAGTCGATCGTCGCGTGCTCATTCCGCGTCCCGATACCGAAACACTCGTCGAAGTGGCGCTCGTCCGCACGAAGCACCTGGATCTGTGCGCGCGAGTGCTCGACCTTTGCACGGGCTCGGGTTGTGTTGCCATTTCACTTGCAAAAGAACGCCCGACGATCTGCGTGCTCGGATTGGACCTTTCTCCTGGTGCGGTCGAGGTTGCACGAGAGAACGTGGTGCGTCTCGGAGCGGTCAATTGCGCGATTGGGCAATCGGACCTTTTTGCGGCGCTTGCCCCGGCGCGCCCTCGATTCGACCTGATTACGGCGAATCCGCCGTACATCCCCGATTCGGAAATCGAAGCGCTCGATATCGACATTCGTGGATTCGAACCGCATTTGGCGCTTGCCGGAGGCGATGATGGCTTGTCGATTGTGCGGCGTATCGTATCCGAAGCGCCGGAGCATCTGCTTTGCGGCGGCGTGCTCGCGATCGAAGTGATGACTGGGCAAGCCGCGAGCGTTTGCGAGCTATTCGAACAGCGTGGTTTTTCGGACGTTCAGATCAAGAAAGACCTGGGCGGGCGCGAGCGCGTGGTATCCGGCGTTTTCGCGCAATGAAATCGGCGTTCACTTTTTCTTGTTGAGCGGATAAAGCGCCGTTCTCCATCCGAGGACGAAAGCGCCGCCGCGCATGGACGCACTCCATGTGTAATCGTACGCCAAATAAGGACCCATGCTCAATTTGGGCCCGATACGCATCCCTTCGTAAAACGCGCTGACACCAATGGATGATGTGAGACCTCCATCGACGAGCAGCGTGCTCGTATCGTTCGAGGGGGTCGCAATGCCGGTGCCGATGCCGGTTTCAAATGCCAAACCCAGCTCGCGGAATGTACCGCCGAGCGCATAGAGCGGAAAGACTTCCGTGTGAAAGCCGACCGTTCCGATGAATACGACGTTTTCGCCCGCATCGAAGCCGATCGTACCTATCGAAGCGCCGAACACGAGAAAGTCGCGCAATGCAAACCCCGCCCAAGCGCGAGCGCCATAGCCGGCCCCAATACCCGAATCGGTGTAATTGCTGATGAGACCGATTTTCGTGGGATCGTTGGGAAAACCCGAGGCGCTACCGAGTGATGCGCCGATGGAGATGCCCATGGCAAGCACGGTTCTCCGTTCGGCTGTGACCGGACGGAGAACGGGATCATCCTCGTTTTCGAGTCCGCTCGTGCCGAGGACGCGGACGCCGGCTTCCTCTTTTTTTTCTTCGGCTTGCGC
This genomic window from Polyangiaceae bacterium contains:
- a CDS encoding ferritin — encoded protein: MGSETYHEPYEHLSGSARDMHRALVSLIEELEAIDWYAQRAEVTSDVELRAVLLHNRDEEIEHAMMNLEWIRRNDPKFDETIRTYLLTEIPITEVEERAERGHDEPSAKAPAPPTNPITWGLGIGSLKGR
- a CDS encoding class I SAM-dependent DNA methyltransferase, translating into MKDVWPWVRSSDHDISARAASKLGAVFHALIERGETRARAQRFALQCAVILFLEDCGVLTNAPFHELVESHARARRSADIIREFFHRLNEIQFPIGLLATIENVDLAERELSLLAEAATTKWSRIHPGIFGTLFQATMNATERHERGAHYTPEAAIYEHVVRPTLVAPWVTRIREASTRNELLAAHDALTNIRILDPACGSGNFLHVAYCALKRLEIELLTKLRARFPAAKPQGSAKSIRTQQLFGIDTDPFAVELAKVTLMLGKKRTLDEISEVFGLENLDDNIRCDDALFCVWPKADYIIGNPPFQSKNKMQREFGPDYVRRLRKRYADVPGRADYCVYWFRRAHDELAKGASAGLVGTNTIRQNYSREGGLDYIVKHGGTITEAVSTMVWPGEAIVHVSVVNWVKGIAHGPKKLSWQEGDGIDSPWKESQLDNIPSSLSTNVDVTQAKSLRANAEAGVCYQGQTHGHEGFLLSEAEARHMLSISTTNRDVLFPYLIGDDLLSNMHGQPSRWVIDFSPRQKLEAQQYTLPFQRIENLVLTDREAAASAEDTRNERLDEKGNKHHAYFLKRWWLLSYPRTELMTKLQTLSRYIACSRVTKRPIFEFVSSNIHPSDALSVFAFEDDYSFGILQSAMHWAWFTARCSTLTARFRYTSNTVFDSFPWPQAPTEKQCADVAEAGVALRTLRRKIAGEHLMSLREIYVFMEEGRGSIFSGACGGSHCSSPRSGRVWGEPQVPERIDPRPGLHLLKDAHAALDEAVRAAYGMAAQQDPLPYLLELNQDCANKEADGQTIVGPGLPPGISKNGFVTQDAVEPPML
- a CDS encoding phage holin family protein; translated protein: MNQQRMTSTNGGARAPQALPPESRARRSDGLSTGDALVAVARDTLDVAQELVRDGVALAKYEAEQKVREVTPRIAWGAIAFVCAATAGVCAIIAIMIGLGAIVPSIAWRLVILAGALFLVAFFGSIRALRPGPRPSAMPASTREPPIEEGPPKTVIESRRTDRLSNTMLPPPNA
- a CDS encoding bacteriocin family protein, with product MSLEKRELAPILPEAFDLIDAEARRVLEQRLAARKLVDFCGPHGWQYAAVNTGRLRCFSAGPVPGVSVGQRVSVPLIELRTPIVLDLDDLDAAARGADDLDLTPVVEAAERIARVEDAAVFHGYPEGNIPGIVEKTPHDAVRVANVSAWPAAIVQAKEVLRSAGVTGPYRLAAGPREYDELAAGADDGYPILKRIERQIIDGPVVWAAALEGAVLLSVRGGDYELTVGQDMSIGYAYHEKHRVELFLTESFAFRVLEPRAAIALKRG
- the prmC gene encoding peptide chain release factor N(5)-glutamine methyltransferase, producing the protein MTTERNEAQNAPWTIRRVLAWAVDDLKKRGFSSPRLDAELLLCHVLKQDRIKLIMDAERPLEKVELARYRELFQRRRAGEPVAYLLGVREFYGHPFRVDRRVLIPRPDTETLVEVALVRTKHLDLCARVLDLCTGSGCVAISLAKERPTICVLGLDLSPGAVEVARENVVRLGAVNCAIGQSDLFAALAPARPRFDLITANPPYIPDSEIEALDIDIRGFEPHLALAGGDDGLSIVRRIVSEAPEHLLCGGVLAIEVMTGQAASVCELFEQRGFSDVQIKKDLGGRERVVSGVFAQ
- a CDS encoding phosphomannomutase/phosphoglucomutase, which gives rise to MKIPRHIFREYDIRGVADRDLSDELAHALGRAFAHVLRLSAKEPAAPLRVAVARDGRFSSGRLFAALTEGLLSGGVSVVSVGIGPTPMLYFAAFHLETDGAVMITASHNPAPDNGFKLMRGKASFYGTDIQHLADVIESDVAMNEKAPARGELIEKNVEAEYIETVRRSSRLAHTNVKFIVDGGNGAAGPLGIATLNALGLKPEALYCDIDGSFPNHHPDPTVPKNLVALRDRVLATGATLGVAWDGDGDRIGAIDETGVIVWGDKLLLLYARAVLREHPGATVLGEVKCSETLYADIAKHGGRPLVWKTGHSLIKAKMKEEHAKLAGEMSGHMFFADRWLGFDDAIYATVRLVEIIASEGRTLRELLSDVPKTFATPEIRVDCPDNLKFDVVAKVVAHYRGSRRVLDIDGGRVDFGEGAWGLCRASNTQPVLVLRFEAATPERLDAIRAEVESVVADAITQVSKQGGGS